One segment of Desulfovibrio sp. X2 DNA contains the following:
- a CDS encoding bifunctional 2-polyprenyl-6-hydroxyphenol methylase/3-demethylubiquinol 3-O-methyltransferase UbiG, which yields MKTYVDKPSEIVCEHVGLLAQNPVLGPVLDLACGGGRNAVFLAELGFEVEGVDVSDEALAVAAGRAREAGVTVRLRRADLESGAPGAVLPANAYSAVVVVKYLHRPLIPAIKAALRPGGIIVYETFTRRHLEIATKPSNPDFLLREGELRTLFADFEPIAGFEGRRENPPRFVAAFVGRKPQ from the coding sequence GTGAAGACGTATGTGGACAAGCCTTCCGAGATCGTCTGCGAGCACGTCGGGCTGCTGGCGCAAAATCCTGTGCTCGGGCCGGTCCTGGACCTGGCCTGCGGCGGCGGGCGCAACGCCGTCTTCCTGGCCGAGCTCGGCTTCGAGGTGGAGGGCGTGGACGTGTCGGACGAGGCCCTGGCCGTGGCCGCGGGCCGGGCGCGCGAGGCCGGGGTGACGGTCCGGTTGCGCCGCGCGGACCTGGAATCGGGCGCGCCCGGGGCAGTCCTGCCCGCGAACGCCTATTCCGCCGTCGTGGTGGTCAAGTACCTGCACCGTCCCCTGATCCCGGCCATCAAGGCGGCGCTCAGGCCCGGCGGGATCATCGTCTACGAGACCTTCACCCGGCGCCATCTCGAGATCGCCACCAAACCCTCCAACCCCGACTTCCTGCTGCGCGAGGGCGAGCTGCGCACCCTGTTCGCGGACTTCGAGCCCATCGCGGGCTTCGAGGGACGCCGGGAGAATCCGCCGCGCTTCGTGGCCGCCTTCGTCGGACGCAAGCCTCAGTGA
- the bioB gene encoding biotin synthase BioB: MRLDKIYHRALAGETPGRDAVPRLVRAARDEPRRLLALAREVRDRHRGRRVSLCAIVNAKSGRCSEDCAFCAQSARHQTEAPVYPFIGADAVCEAAAKAKAAGVRRFGIVASGLGPTPREFAELVEAVTRVHDLGLDADVSVGLLEAEQLEALRRAGMRRLHHNLETSASFFPNICSSHAYEEDVALVRAALAQDMEVCCGGLFGLGESWEDRAEIGLLLASLGVRSVPVNFLTPIPGTRLAGRPTLPPLEASAIVALLRMILPRAVLRVCGGRETVFGQDLGAVLDAGADGLMVGNYLTTAGSPADGAVAALRSLGYEPV, encoded by the coding sequence ATGCGACTCGACAAGATCTATCATAGAGCCCTGGCCGGGGAAACGCCCGGCCGGGACGCCGTGCCGCGCCTGGTCCGGGCGGCCAGGGACGAGCCCAGGCGCCTTCTGGCCCTGGCCCGCGAGGTGCGGGATCGCCATCGCGGCCGACGCGTCTCGCTGTGCGCCATCGTCAACGCCAAGAGCGGACGCTGTTCCGAGGACTGCGCCTTCTGCGCCCAGTCGGCGCGCCACCAGACGGAGGCGCCGGTCTACCCCTTCATCGGCGCCGACGCCGTGTGCGAGGCGGCGGCCAAGGCCAAGGCAGCCGGCGTGCGGCGCTTCGGCATCGTGGCCAGCGGGCTCGGCCCCACGCCCCGGGAATTCGCCGAGCTGGTCGAGGCCGTGACCCGCGTGCACGACCTGGGGCTGGACGCGGACGTCTCCGTGGGGCTTTTGGAGGCGGAGCAGCTCGAGGCGCTCCGCCGCGCGGGCATGCGGCGGCTGCACCACAACCTGGAGACCTCGGCCTCCTTCTTTCCCAACATCTGCTCGAGCCACGCCTACGAAGAGGACGTGGCCCTGGTCCGCGCCGCCCTGGCCCAGGACATGGAGGTCTGCTGCGGCGGACTCTTCGGCCTGGGCGAGTCCTGGGAGGACCGCGCCGAGATTGGGCTCCTGCTGGCCTCGCTCGGCGTGCGCTCCGTGCCGGTGAACTTCCTCACCCCCATCCCGGGTACCCGGCTCGCCGGGCGGCCGACGCTCCCGCCCCTGGAGGCCTCGGCCATCGTGGCCCTTTTGCGCATGATCCTGCCCCGGGCCGTGCTGCGCGTGTGCGGCGGCCGGGAGACGGTCTTCGGCCAGGATCTCGGCGCGGTGCTGGACGCGGGCGCGGACGGGCTCATGGTCGGCAACTACCTGACCACCGCGGGCAGCCCTGCCGACGGGGCGGTTGCGGCCCTGCGCTCCCTGGGATACGAGCCGGTGTGA
- a CDS encoding response regulator → MKKIKLLLVDDEENFVRTLAERLQIRDLGSNVALSGEEALAFLDKEPPDVIVLDLRMPGIDGMEVLRRVKRDRPNIQVIILTGHGTDKDKEEATRIGAFEYHKKPVDIDALVFSIKNAYRKRMEDMMVAATFAQAGDFDDAEQLMVDEGLKDKRGK, encoded by the coding sequence ATGAAGAAGATCAAGCTCTTGCTCGTGGACGACGAAGAGAACTTCGTGAGGACCCTGGCCGAGCGCCTGCAGATCCGCGATCTCGGCTCGAACGTGGCCCTTTCCGGCGAGGAGGCCCTGGCCTTCCTGGACAAGGAGCCGCCCGACGTCATCGTCCTCGACCTGCGCATGCCCGGCATCGACGGCATGGAGGTCCTGCGCCGCGTGAAGCGCGACCGGCCGAACATCCAGGTCATCATCCTCACCGGCCACGGCACGGACAAGGACAAGGAGGAGGCCACGCGCATCGGCGCCTTCGAGTACCACAAGAAGCCCGTGGACATCGACGCCCTGGTCTTCAGCATCAAGAACGCCTACCGCAAGCGCATGGAAGACATGATGGTCGCGGCGACCTTCGCCCAGGCCGGCGACTTCGACGACGCCGAGCAGCTGATGGTCGACGAGGGGTTGAAGGACAAGCGGGGGAAGTAG
- a CDS encoding sensor histidine kinase — translation MAARVLCVDDEREFVDALVERLALRGYLAQACYDGETALERVAEEPYDVLVLDVMLPGRSGLDLLEDFLAARPEMQVLLLTGQGSVESAVTGMKGGAADYLLKPVDIAALDKAIRTALARKSGLEQSRRMLETAKLASLGVLARGVAHEINNPVNVMVTTAGWIRELLEDEGAACCGSAGELMKSAELIHRQGLRCKEITLKLLKYCGALDTRKRDVDLGEAVRTVVLGLGEKAEQLGVRVFVDIRADLPRLRIAPAEIEEILGVLLDNALDAEEARGGEVRLRLYAEEDHVCLEVEDHGVGIAEENQSRIFDPFYSTKDPGRGTGLGLSICQRIVMDLRGEISVRSHPGEGATFLVRLPLPGASGGKPAVA, via the coding sequence ATGGCCGCACGGGTCCTGTGCGTGGACGACGAGCGGGAGTTCGTGGACGCCCTGGTGGAACGCCTGGCGCTGCGCGGCTACCTGGCCCAGGCGTGCTACGACGGCGAGACCGCCCTGGAGCGGGTGGCCGAGGAGCCGTACGACGTGCTCGTGCTCGACGTGATGCTCCCCGGGCGCAGCGGGCTCGATCTCCTGGAGGACTTCCTTGCGGCCCGGCCGGAGATGCAGGTCCTCCTGCTCACCGGCCAGGGCAGCGTGGAGTCCGCGGTGACGGGCATGAAGGGGGGCGCCGCCGACTACCTGCTGAAGCCGGTCGACATCGCCGCCCTGGACAAGGCCATCCGCACGGCCCTGGCCCGCAAGTCGGGGCTGGAACAGAGCCGCCGCATGCTCGAGACGGCCAAGCTCGCCTCGCTCGGCGTGCTGGCGCGGGGCGTGGCGCACGAGATCAACAATCCGGTCAACGTCATGGTCACCACGGCTGGCTGGATCAGGGAGCTGCTGGAGGACGAGGGGGCCGCGTGCTGCGGGAGCGCGGGCGAGCTCATGAAGAGCGCCGAGCTCATCCATCGCCAGGGGCTCCGCTGCAAGGAGATCACCCTGAAGCTCCTCAAGTACTGCGGCGCGCTGGACACGCGCAAGCGGGACGTGGACCTGGGCGAGGCCGTGCGCACCGTCGTCCTGGGGCTCGGGGAGAAGGCGGAGCAGCTCGGCGTGCGCGTGTTCGTGGACATCCGGGCTGACCTGCCGCGGCTTCGCATCGCGCCGGCCGAGATCGAGGAGATCCTGGGGGTGCTCCTGGACAACGCCCTGGACGCGGAGGAGGCCAGGGGAGGCGAGGTCCGGCTGCGCCTCTACGCAGAGGAGGACCACGTCTGCCTGGAGGTCGAGGACCACGGCGTGGGCATTGCCGAGGAGAACCAGTCGCGCATCTTCGATCCCTTCTATTCGACCAAGGACCCGGGCAGGGGCACCGGACTCGGCCTGTCCATCTGCCAGCGCATCGTCATGGATCTGAGGGGCGAGATCTCGGTGCGCTCCCATCCCGGCGAGGGCGCGACCTTCCTCGTGCGGCTGCCGCTTCCCGGCGCCTCGGGAGGCAAGCCCGCCGTCGCGTGA
- a CDS encoding M1 family metallopeptidase, giving the protein MRLPISGRVLCLALLVFCCSRPAAADVVSADHDLSVRLFPAGHRLEAVDTLRLEITDESSLFLALSGDAQVSSLTLDGRATRFVQDGDMLYLHLPPERRTGRITVAVTYSAVFNDAFDTRPLSVDNPGQGVEGAITDKGAFLLPGCGWYPEIEADRRAFRITVRAPRGMYAVTQGRLVGHEDQGEDSISTWQADKPVEGLALCAGRYVVGRTRSGDTDVYAYFTSGDRDLMNSYLETAARDIDFYRELFGPYPFEKFAVVENFFPTGYGFPSYTVLGGSILRLPFILDTSLMHEIAHCWWGNGVLVDPEEGNWSEGLATYVADYLTRERKSPSDARDYRLGVLRDYASLAAGERDFPLSAFGSRNSPASQVIGYGKGMFVFHMIRRHIGDAAFWKGLRTLARERMFKAVTWDDFRETFERVSGWNDADSRTFFAQWIDRAGAPILTLGRPSVHRRNGEYTVKGEISQGNPVYSLELPVSVQATAGGQEKTESRTVDMDDEHENFALEVQGQPKRLTVDPDADVFRLLPPEEVPPTVNSVRGAGRLVVVLSRSFASQWRDACGSLLTALGRRGDVPVREERTDAYVGRGESVLFCGYPETAAWRARLGSLPAGLKLSPGSFSMNGVTSGTGANSGADTLFTVLPSPARDGSFTAGFFPAAGASPQALLDAVRKIPHYGKYSYLAFKDGVNELKGTFEPSSSSLSVALSEAQ; this is encoded by the coding sequence ATGCGCTTGCCCATCTCCGGCCGGGTCCTGTGCCTGGCACTCCTTGTCTTCTGCTGCTCCCGGCCCGCGGCCGCGGACGTCGTCTCCGCGGACCACGATCTTTCCGTTCGCCTGTTTCCGGCCGGTCATCGCCTGGAGGCGGTGGACACCCTGCGCCTGGAGATCACGGACGAATCGTCCCTGTTCCTCGCGCTCTCCGGCGACGCGCAGGTCTCGAGCCTCACGCTCGACGGCCGCGCGACCCGCTTCGTGCAGGACGGGGACATGCTCTACCTGCACCTGCCGCCCGAGCGCCGCACCGGCCGCATCACCGTCGCGGTGACCTATTCCGCGGTGTTCAACGACGCCTTCGACACGCGGCCCCTGTCCGTGGACAATCCCGGCCAGGGTGTCGAGGGCGCGATCACGGACAAGGGTGCCTTCCTCCTGCCCGGCTGCGGCTGGTATCCCGAGATCGAGGCCGACAGGCGCGCCTTCCGCATCACGGTGCGCGCCCCGCGCGGCATGTACGCCGTGACACAGGGGCGGCTCGTGGGGCACGAGGACCAGGGGGAGGACAGCATCTCCACCTGGCAGGCCGACAAGCCCGTGGAGGGGCTGGCCCTGTGCGCCGGGCGCTACGTGGTCGGCCGCACGCGCAGCGGGGACACGGACGTCTACGCCTATTTCACCTCGGGCGACCGCGACCTCATGAACAGCTATCTCGAGACCGCGGCCCGGGACATCGACTTCTACCGCGAGCTCTTCGGCCCCTATCCCTTCGAGAAGTTCGCCGTGGTGGAGAACTTCTTCCCCACCGGCTACGGCTTCCCCTCCTACACGGTGCTCGGCGGCTCCATCCTGCGCCTGCCCTTCATCCTGGACACGAGCCTGATGCACGAGATCGCGCATTGCTGGTGGGGCAACGGCGTGCTCGTGGATCCGGAGGAGGGCAACTGGAGCGAGGGGCTTGCCACCTACGTGGCCGACTACCTGACGCGCGAGCGCAAATCCCCCTCTGACGCGCGCGACTACCGCCTGGGCGTGCTGCGCGACTACGCGAGCCTGGCGGCCGGAGAGCGCGACTTCCCCCTCTCGGCCTTCGGTTCGCGCAATTCGCCCGCCTCCCAGGTCATCGGCTACGGCAAGGGCATGTTCGTCTTTCACATGATCCGCCGCCACATCGGCGACGCGGCTTTCTGGAAAGGCCTGCGCACGCTGGCCCGGGAGAGGATGTTCAAGGCGGTGACCTGGGACGACTTCCGCGAGACCTTCGAGCGCGTCTCCGGCTGGAACGACGCGGACAGCCGCACCTTCTTCGCGCAGTGGATCGACCGCGCGGGCGCGCCCATCCTCACGCTCGGCAGGCCGAGCGTACACCGCAGGAACGGCGAGTACACGGTGAAGGGAGAGATATCCCAGGGCAATCCGGTCTACAGCCTGGAGCTGCCCGTGAGCGTGCAGGCGACGGCAGGCGGCCAGGAGAAGACAGAGAGCCGGACCGTGGACATGGACGACGAGCACGAGAATTTCGCCCTGGAGGTGCAGGGCCAGCCCAAGCGGCTGACTGTGGACCCGGACGCGGACGTCTTCAGGCTGCTCCCGCCCGAGGAGGTGCCGCCCACGGTGAACAGCGTGCGCGGGGCAGGGCGGCTGGTCGTGGTCCTCAGCCGCTCCTTCGCCTCGCAGTGGCGCGACGCCTGCGGCTCGCTGCTCACGGCGCTCGGCCGCCGGGGCGACGTGCCGGTGCGCGAGGAGCGGACCGACGCGTACGTGGGCAGGGGAGAGAGCGTGCTCTTCTGCGGCTATCCCGAGACCGCCGCCTGGCGCGCGCGCCTGGGCTCGCTGCCCGCGGGGCTCAAGCTCTCCCCCGGCTCCTTCAGCATGAACGGCGTGACCTCCGGCACGGGCGCGAACAGCGGCGCCGACACGCTCTTCACGGTCCTGCCCTCGCCCGCGCGCGACGGCAGCTTCACCGCGGGCTTTTTTCCGGCCGCGGGAGCCTCGCCGCAGGCCCTGCTGGACGCGGTGCGCAAGATTCCGCACTACGGCAAGTACAGCTATCTGGCCTTCAAGGACGGCGTGAACGAACTCAAGGGCACCTTCGAGCCGTCCTCCTCCTCGCTCTCCGTGGCCCTCTCGGAGGCGCAGTGA
- a CDS encoding biotin transporter BioY codes for MPEIPDRPETTLFALHRLVWTALMAALIAVGSFLSLPLGPVPFTMQPFFVLLTGLVLGPRHAFAALCVFVGSGLVGLPVFAGGKSGLAVLFGPTGGYLAGYLLAAPLIGLAARGRPGWLRGIVAGLAGLAVIYALGVLNLMRVLGADIGKALLVGFVPFILQDLVKLVLAVAVWRFMHRRGLLPGQAV; via the coding sequence ATGCCAGAGATTCCCGACAGGCCTGAGACGACCCTTTTCGCCCTGCACCGGCTGGTCTGGACCGCCCTCATGGCCGCACTCATCGCGGTCGGCTCCTTCCTCTCCCTGCCCCTCGGCCCGGTGCCCTTCACCATGCAGCCCTTCTTCGTCCTGCTCACGGGCCTCGTGCTCGGTCCGCGCCACGCCTTCGCGGCGCTGTGCGTCTTCGTGGGCAGCGGGCTCGTGGGGCTGCCCGTGTTCGCGGGCGGAAAGTCCGGCCTGGCCGTGCTCTTCGGCCCCACGGGCGGCTACCTTGCGGGCTATCTCCTGGCCGCGCCCCTGATCGGCCTGGCCGCGCGCGGCCGTCCGGGCTGGCTGCGCGGCATCGTCGCGGGCCTCGCGGGCCTCGCGGTGATCTATGCCCTGGGCGTGCTGAACCTCATGCGCGTGCTCGGCGCGGATATTGGAAAGGCCCTGCTCGTCGGCTTCGTTCCCTTCATCCTGCAGGATCTGGTCAAGCTGGTCCTGGCCGTGGCGGTCTGGCGCTTCATGCATCGCCGCGGGCTGCTGCCCGGGCAGGCCGTGTGA
- a CDS encoding SagB family peptide dehydrogenase, whose product MFSEQTAAPGENGGSQGETLLQATDHDRENVLGRTLDWPAMPAPYKSYAADVPTVPLPRPASWPEAACGEIFCGAEAAPSRPDAATVSTLLQLACGITASVRRALDEYHLRADASAGALYPCELYLAARGTAGLPDGLFAFAPERHALRLLRPGEVLAGQGLRAWLTVIPFRNAWKYRSRALRYLFLDSGHVLENLCGAARSLGLACSVTRPADPPAVADLLCVDPAREHCVAEIALGSGCPTLAESLPAPGSPHLPRASAVSPREKAYELVHQALDLPGMNPADAAAPGETATPIRSIPALSLPFAQAVLKRRSRRAYTLSQLPAGALAALTEALCGPAGPDCGLGLRLLVQNCPDRPDGVWLLDRSQGDTRGELTRLSGENEDAPHARLASAALGQAWMAKAGVLVCFSADVPAAERTFGPGALPQLLLQAGRLGQRVYLAAEALGVGACGVGAFYDQEAAAALGLDAAQGQGERLLYVVAFGPTAGH is encoded by the coding sequence ATGTTTTCGGAGCAGACCGCCGCCCCTGGCGAAAACGGCGGCAGCCAGGGCGAGACGCTGCTGCAGGCCACGGACCACGACCGCGAGAACGTGCTCGGCCGCACGCTCGACTGGCCGGCCATGCCCGCGCCCTACAAGTCTTACGCGGCCGACGTCCCCACGGTTCCCCTGCCCCGCCCGGCCTCCTGGCCCGAGGCGGCCTGCGGCGAAATCTTCTGCGGCGCGGAGGCTGCCCCGAGCCGACCCGACGCGGCAACGGTCTCCACCCTGCTGCAGCTCGCCTGCGGCATCACGGCCTCGGTGCGCCGCGCCCTGGACGAATACCACCTGCGCGCCGACGCCTCGGCCGGGGCCCTCTACCCCTGCGAGCTCTATCTCGCCGCACGCGGCACGGCAGGACTGCCTGACGGGCTCTTCGCCTTCGCGCCCGAACGCCACGCCCTGCGCCTGCTGCGGCCGGGCGAAGTCCTGGCCGGGCAGGGACTTCGCGCCTGGCTCACGGTGATCCCGTTCCGCAACGCCTGGAAATACCGCTCCCGGGCGCTGCGCTACCTCTTTCTCGACAGCGGCCACGTGCTCGAGAACCTGTGCGGCGCGGCGCGCAGCCTGGGGCTTGCCTGCAGCGTGACGCGGCCCGCAGATCCCCCGGCCGTGGCCGACCTGCTCTGCGTCGATCCCGCGCGCGAACACTGCGTTGCGGAGATCGCCCTGGGCAGCGGCTGCCCCACCCTGGCTGAGTCCCTGCCCGCGCCGGGCTCGCCCCATCTGCCCCGGGCGAGCGCCGTCTCGCCGCGCGAGAAGGCCTACGAACTCGTGCACCAGGCGCTCGATCTGCCAGGCATGAATCCGGCGGACGCGGCAGCCCCCGGCGAGACGGCAACGCCAATCCGTTCCATTCCCGCTCTCTCCCTTCCCTTCGCCCAGGCGGTCCTCAAGCGGCGCAGCCGCCGCGCCTACACCCTCTCGCAGCTTCCGGCAGGCGCGCTCGCGGCCCTGACCGAGGCACTCTGCGGACCGGCTGGCCCGGACTGCGGCCTTGGCCTGCGGCTCCTGGTGCAGAACTGCCCCGATCGCCCCGACGGCGTCTGGCTGCTGGACCGGAGCCAGGGAGATACCCGCGGCGAACTCACCCGCCTCTCCGGGGAGAACGAGGACGCCCCGCACGCGCGCCTCGCCTCGGCCGCGCTCGGACAGGCCTGGATGGCCAAGGCCGGGGTGCTGGTCTGCTTCAGCGCCGACGTGCCCGCGGCCGAACGAACCTTCGGCCCGGGCGCGCTGCCGCAGCTGCTCCTGCAGGCCGGGCGCCTGGGGCAGCGCGTGTATCTCGCGGCGGAGGCCCTGGGAGTCGGGGCCTGCGGGGTGGGCGCGTTCTACGACCAGGAGGCAGCCGCGGCCCTCGGCCTCGATGCCGCCCAGGGCCAGGGAGAAAGGCTCCTCTACGTCGTGGCCTTCGGCCCCACGGCCGGTCACTGA
- the purU gene encoding formyltetrahydrofolate deformylase, whose product MDASTIARLRVTCPDRPGIIAAITSFLYSHNVNITALDQHATKALGGTLYLRLEFQTPHLDVARPALEQAFGNVLGTPYDMDWEIDYAADVKRVAVFVSGSDHCLMELLWRFARGDLPGQVAMVVSNHPDHRESVERFGIPYHYVPVTKETKAEAEARMVELCADADLIVLARYMQILSPDFVSRFENRIINIHHSFLPAFMGADPYRQAYERGVKIIGATAHYVTEDLDCGPIIEQDVIRVGHRHSVEALGKVGRDLERQVLARAVTWHLEDRVIVSGNKTIVF is encoded by the coding sequence ATGGACGCTTCGACCATCGCCCGCCTGCGCGTGACCTGTCCGGACAGGCCCGGCATCATCGCTGCCATCACCAGCTTTCTCTATTCGCACAACGTGAACATCACGGCCCTGGACCAGCACGCCACCAAGGCCCTGGGCGGCACCCTCTACCTGCGCCTGGAGTTCCAGACCCCGCATCTGGACGTGGCCCGGCCCGCCCTGGAGCAGGCCTTCGGCAACGTGCTCGGCACGCCGTACGACATGGACTGGGAGATAGACTACGCGGCGGACGTGAAGCGCGTGGCCGTGTTCGTCTCCGGCTCGGACCACTGCCTCATGGAGCTTCTGTGGCGCTTCGCGCGGGGCGACCTGCCCGGGCAGGTCGCCATGGTCGTCTCCAACCATCCGGACCACCGCGAGAGCGTGGAGCGCTTCGGCATCCCGTACCATTACGTGCCGGTCACCAAGGAGACCAAGGCCGAGGCCGAGGCGCGCATGGTCGAACTGTGCGCCGATGCGGACCTGATAGTGCTCGCGCGCTACATGCAGATACTCTCCCCGGACTTCGTCTCCCGCTTCGAGAATCGGATCATCAACATCCACCACTCCTTCCTGCCCGCGTTCATGGGCGCGGATCCGTACCGCCAGGCCTACGAGCGGGGCGTGAAGATCATCGGGGCCACGGCCCACTACGTGACCGAGGACCTGGACTGCGGGCCGATCATCGAGCAGGACGTGATCCGCGTGGGGCATCGCCACAGCGTGGAGGCGCTGGGCAAGGTCGGCCGCGACCTGGAGCGGCAGGTCCTGGCCCGGGCCGTGACCTGGCACCTGGAGGACCGGGTCATCGTCAGCGGCAACAAGACCATCGTGTTCTAG
- a CDS encoding ChaN family lipoprotein, whose translation MRAALLLAALLGAAFLAACGGHGADTATDTVLDLSSGRELPLNEAALGLRDADVVFLGERHDSRADHAGQLAVIKALAATGRPLAVGLEMIPHTDQTALDAWVAGSLGEDAMRRTFARDWGEPWELYRPIFVFCRDNKIPMRGLNVPSEIARQVAEKGFSSLTPAQAAGLPPVACVIDPGYKDFLKRMYEAHGHEGHGGGSFEHFCEAQVVWDTAMAYYGVRYLTGVPDDARAPGRTAAEAPRPDRTLVVLCGMLHAWKPAMPARVHGLQPGLVLAVFLPREQGAPRPSTDDADYLLPE comes from the coding sequence ATGCGCGCGGCGCTGCTCCTGGCGGCGCTGCTCGGAGCCGCATTCCTCGCCGCTTGCGGCGGACACGGGGCGGACACGGCCACGGACACCGTCCTCGACCTCTCCTCCGGGCGCGAGCTTCCCCTGAACGAGGCCGCGCTCGGCCTGCGCGACGCGGACGTCGTCTTTCTGGGCGAGCGCCATGATTCCCGCGCCGACCACGCCGGACAGCTCGCGGTCATCAAGGCGCTGGCCGCCACCGGCCGCCCCCTCGCCGTGGGGCTCGAGATGATCCCCCACACCGACCAGACCGCGCTCGACGCCTGGGTGGCCGGTTCCCTGGGGGAGGACGCCATGCGCCGGACCTTCGCCCGCGACTGGGGCGAGCCCTGGGAGCTCTACCGGCCCATCTTCGTCTTCTGCCGCGACAACAAGATTCCCATGCGCGGACTGAACGTGCCCAGCGAGATCGCGCGGCAGGTGGCGGAGAAGGGCTTCTCCTCGCTCACGCCCGCCCAGGCCGCCGGACTGCCGCCCGTGGCCTGCGTGATCGACCCCGGGTACAAGGATTTCCTGAAGCGCATGTACGAGGCCCACGGACACGAGGGACACGGCGGAGGGAGCTTCGAGCACTTCTGCGAGGCCCAGGTGGTCTGGGACACGGCCATGGCCTACTATGGCGTGCGCTATCTCACCGGCGTGCCCGACGACGCCCGGGCGCCGGGCCGGACGGCGGCCGAGGCGCCGCGCCCGGACAGGACCCTGGTGGTGCTCTGCGGCATGCTCCATGCCTGGAAGCCCGCCATGCCCGCCCGCGTGCACGGGCTGCAGCCGGGCCTTGTCCTGGCCGTGTTCCTGCCGCGCGAGCAGGGCGCTCCCCGCCCGTCCACGGACGATGCGGACTACCTCCTGCCCGAGTGA
- a CDS encoding DUF4139 domain-containing protein codes for MRSLPPRLPVLASLLCALLALVAGPGTAREARAEETSTIVQITLHPNAAVLEERVQAPVQSTAQGPAVTFSLPRGAELQGLKVASLTPGLAVTGVTWQEAPGADTPRVTELRRRLAQAVAARDAAKAEAGALAAQADFWRELRTQAASGTTPEGAARLAAAVGTNLGPLLERLYAAQAGLEEKEKAVKAARDALDDATGKERSVWQVRVGLSGDAQKAELALAYAVSGCGWSPAYRLNALPGANAVEISFEAVVRQSTGRTWNAPLRLATVPPLVRLDPPALRPWIIAPWQEPTPRPMAAQRAFKAANADTAAEMAAPAPAPREDYGAFAAYDLGRRVVEPGEPVRLPVRAEKAKAEFVHLLRPSEGPESYLKAALTLEGTARLPEGPALFQVDGAMVGEGNFAVQGSTADVFFGTDPLVRCTATLENKGSGESGIFKKSQTYVWKWHLVAENKRDAPVRAVLEEPLPVARDARIELTTTAAPEPTRREKGTVVWELTLPAKGTSAVDWQVSLSAPPEMRLDLGGR; via the coding sequence ATGCGCAGTCTTCCGCCCCGTCTTCCCGTCCTCGCCTCCCTGCTCTGCGCCCTGCTCGCGCTCGTCGCCGGTCCCGGTACGGCGCGCGAGGCGCGGGCCGAGGAGACCTCCACCATCGTTCAGATCACGCTGCACCCGAACGCGGCCGTCTTGGAGGAACGCGTTCAGGCACCCGTGCAGAGCACCGCGCAGGGCCCGGCCGTGACCTTCTCCTTGCCCCGCGGGGCAGAACTCCAAGGGCTCAAGGTGGCGTCCCTGACGCCTGGGCTGGCCGTGACCGGCGTCACCTGGCAGGAGGCGCCGGGCGCCGACACGCCCCGCGTGACCGAGCTGCGGCGTCGCCTCGCACAGGCGGTGGCTGCGCGCGACGCGGCCAAGGCCGAGGCCGGAGCCCTTGCCGCCCAGGCCGACTTCTGGCGCGAGCTGCGCACGCAGGCCGCATCCGGCACCACGCCCGAAGGCGCGGCGAGGCTCGCCGCGGCCGTGGGCACGAACCTCGGTCCCCTGCTCGAACGCCTCTACGCCGCGCAGGCCGGACTCGAGGAGAAGGAGAAGGCGGTCAAGGCGGCCAGGGATGCGCTCGACGACGCCACCGGGAAAGAGCGGTCGGTCTGGCAGGTCCGCGTCGGCCTCTCGGGCGATGCGCAGAAGGCCGAGCTGGCCCTGGCCTATGCCGTGTCCGGCTGCGGCTGGAGTCCCGCCTATCGCCTGAACGCCCTGCCCGGCGCAAACGCCGTGGAGATCTCCTTCGAGGCCGTGGTGCGCCAGTCCACGGGCCGCACCTGGAACGCCCCCCTGCGCCTGGCCACGGTGCCGCCCCTGGTCCGGCTCGATCCGCCCGCCCTGCGCCCCTGGATCATCGCCCCGTGGCAGGAGCCCACGCCCAGACCCATGGCCGCACAGCGGGCCTTCAAGGCCGCCAACGCCGACACGGCCGCGGAGATGGCCGCGCCCGCCCCTGCGCCGCGTGAGGACTACGGCGCCTTTGCCGCCTACGACCTCGGCAGGCGCGTGGTCGAGCCCGGCGAGCCCGTGCGCCTGCCCGTGCGCGCGGAAAAGGCCAAGGCCGAGTTCGTGCACCTGCTGCGTCCCTCCGAGGGGCCGGAGTCCTACCTCAAGGCTGCGCTGACGCTCGAAGGCACCGCCCGCCTGCCCGAGGGCCCGGCCCTCTTCCAGGTGGACGGGGCCATGGTCGGAGAGGGAAACTTCGCCGTCCAGGGCAGCACGGCGGACGTCTTCTTCGGCACCGATCCCCTGGTGCGCTGCACCGCGACGCTGGAAAACAAGGGATCGGGCGAGTCCGGAATCTTCAAGAAGTCCCAGACCTACGTCTGGAAATGGCACCTCGTGGCGGAGAACAAACGCGACGCGCCGGTGCGCGCCGTGCTCGAGGAGCCCCTGCCCGTGGCGCGCGACGCACGCATAGAGCTCACGACCACGGCCGCGCCCGAGCCCACGCGGCGCGAGAAGGGCACGGTCGTATGGGAGCTGACGCTCCCGGCCAAGGGCACCTCCGCCGTGGACTGGCAGGTCTCGCTCAGCGCCCCGCCGGAGATGCGCCTCGACCTGGGCGGACGCTAG